A genomic region of Streptococcus suis contains the following coding sequences:
- a CDS encoding carboxymuconolactone decarboxylase family protein, producing the protein MTQAFFPIHTLETVSPELRENLATVKKNNGGYIPNLIGLLANSPTALETYQTVSGINRRSSLNPTEREVVQITAALTNGCGFCVAGHTAISIKQVKMPDAILQALRQGTPIETDAKLDVLARFTLAVIHEKGKVGQPLLEEFFQEGYTAENALDVVLGVSLATLCNYANNLINTPINPELQAYAL; encoded by the coding sequence ATGACACAAGCTTTCTTTCCTATCCATACTCTAGAGACTGTTAGTCCAGAATTACGAGAAAACCTTGCGACTGTCAAGAAAAATAATGGCGGTTATATTCCTAATCTCATCGGTCTTTTAGCCAATTCTCCTACAGCCCTAGAAACCTACCAAACTGTCAGTGGTATCAATCGCCGTAGTAGTCTGAATCCGACCGAGCGTGAAGTGGTACAAATTACAGCTGCCCTTACCAATGGCTGTGGATTTTGCGTGGCAGGTCATACGGCTATTTCTATCAAGCAGGTTAAGATGCCAGATGCTATTCTACAAGCTCTACGCCAGGGAACTCCCATCGAAACGGATGCAAAATTAGATGTTCTCGCTCGATTTACTCTGGCTGTTATTCATGAAAAAGGTAAGGTTGGACAGCCCTTGCTAGAGGAATTTTTCCAAGAGGGCTACACGGCTGAAAACGCCTTGGATGTGGTGTTAGGAGTCAGTCTTGCAACTCTTTGTAATTATGCCAACAATCTCATCAATACTCCTATCAATCCAGAATTACAGGCCTATGCTCTATAG